Proteins encoded within one genomic window of Chroicocephalus ridibundus chromosome 7, bChrRid1.1, whole genome shotgun sequence:
- the LOC134518843 gene encoding uncharacterized protein LOC134518843: MPCCVFDGHANASDAVWLVVAFANGERPLLRHVLPAMAGRCGGPSPQPLTPHPCRAASDAFRNPPSRDDVPPYERLPTAHSYMTLETAAAAYACPAPSPAVLRVGGDTACGGEGGRDPCNGPLPSPGPYRVKFLVMGCHGPKADTRWSDPILLRRAASPSTIDPAPVRRDSAPVVVASILASLGAALAAAVLGAVGAEAWGSLCRRDPGNGAFAHRSYRTHHIPPALPQPLPPGCGCSPPGLGCFAPRRPGPCPADTPRRRALGCSKCSPGETSPTCLPPGPWLAQECGRLAAAGGSRGDAEPGRPHSCPRHSGARTMLPLLLLLLATARGLDGLPTLEAPVLASSSLGGQKTTSTFVLDQPRCVFTNVSKDTVIWLVVADPRAVPDFDNSVEPGGPGREFQQFLNSTFAYMTLNTTILNYPCPKNPGDITVLRVGSETRCAKDKKRPTCNGPLPGPGPYQVKFLALDGSKPVAQTAWSEPITLSTAQPSGNIPVPGSGHSAGMIALTSILSILFAILLAGLVAMLLWGSDASSGSSTFSKPEAVTVRRYNTHHVYDQPAARL, from the exons ATGCCGTGCTGCGTCTTCGATGGACACGCCAACGCCTCCGACGCCGTCTGGCTGGTGGTGGCTTTCGCCAACGGTGAGCGCCCGCTTCTCCGGCACGTGCTCCCTGCCATGGCGGGGAGATGTGGGGGACCCTCGCCACAGCCACTCACCCCCCATCCGTGCCGCGCAGCCTCGGACGCCTTCAGAAACCCCCCGTCCCGCGATGATGTGCCCCCGTACGAGCGGCTGCCCACCGCCCACTCCTATATGACACTGGAGACGGCAGCGGCCGCCTACGCCTGCCCGGCGCCGAGCCCGGCCGTCCTGCGTGTCGGGGGTGACACGGCGTGCGGGGGAGAGGGCGGCCGGGACCCCTGCAACggacccctgccctccccgggaCCCTACAG GGTGAAGTTCCTGGTGATGGGCTGCCACGGCCCCAAAGCGGACACGAGGTGGTCGGACCCCATCCTCCTGCGGAGAG CCGCCAGCCCGAGCACCATCGACCCTGCGCCCGTGCGTCGTGACAGTGCCCCGGTCGTCGTCGCCTCCATCCTGGCCAGCCTGGGGGCCGCGCTGGCCGCGGCGGTGCTCGGCGCTGTGGG cgCCGAGGCGTGGGGGTCCCTGTGCCGCCGGGATCCGGGGAACGGCGCCTTCGCCCACAGGTCCTACAGGACCCACCACatccccccggccctgccccagcccctgccccccggctgcggctgcagccccccggggctgggctgcttCGCCCCCCGGCGCCCCGGTCCCTGTCCTGCCGA CACGCCTCGCCGGCGGGCGCTCGGGTGTAGCAAATGCTCCCCCGGGGAAACGAGCCCGACCTGTTTGCCACCGGGGCCGTGGCTGGCGCAGGAATGTGGGCGGTTGGCAGCCGCAGGCGGGTCCCGTGGGGACGCGGAGCCCGGACGCCCGCACTCCTGCCCTCGGCACTCAGGCGCCCGCACGATGCtcccgctgctcctgctgctcctggccacGGCCCGCGGGCTGG ATGGTCTCCCGACCCTGGAGGCCCCGGTCCTGGCCAGCTCGTCCCTGGGGGGCCAGAAAACCACCTCCACCTTCGTGCTGGACCAGCCCCGCTGCGTCTTCACCAACGTATCGAAGGACACTGTCATCTGGCTGGTGGTGGCCGATCCCAGGG cCGTCCCCGACTTCGACAACAGCGTGGAgccggggggtcccgggcggGAGTTCCAGCAGTTCCTCAACAGCACCTTCGCCTACATGACCCTCAACACCACCATCCTCAACTACCCCTGCCCCAAAAACCCCGGGGACATCACCGTGCTGCGCGTCGGCAGCGAGACCCGCTGCGCCAAGGATAAGAAGAGACCCACCTGCAACggccccctgcccggccccgggccaTACCA gGTGAAGTTCCTCGCCCTGGACGGCTCCAAGCCCGTGGCCCAGACAGCCTGGTCAGAACCCATCACCCTGAGCACAG cccagccatccGGCAACATCCCCGTGCCGGGCAGCGGGCACAGCGCCGGCATGATCGCCCTCACctccatcctctccatcctctTCGCCATCCTGCTGGCCGGCCTGGTGGCCATGCTGCTCTGGGG ctcgGAcgccagcagtggcagcagcaccTTCAGCAAGCCGGAGGCGGTGACGGTGCGGCGGTACAACACCCACCATGTCTACGACCAGCCGGCCGCCCGGCTCTGA
- the RASA4B gene encoding ras GTPase-activating protein 4B isoform X2: MARRSALSIRIVEGRNLPAKDITGSSDPYCIVKIDNEAIIRTATVWKTLSPFWGEEYEVHLQPTFHSVSIYVMDEDALSRDDVIGKVCITRDMLAEHPKGYSGWMSLSEVDPDEEVQGEIHLRVEVQGSQGGRRLLCCTVLEARDLARKDRNGASDPFVRLRYNGKTQESTVVKKSCYPRWNETFEFELAQPAGEKLCVEVWDWDLVGRNDFLGKVVFSVQGLEAAGQEEGWFRLWPDKSKPREEERRGSLGSLQLQVRLRDETVLPSHCYQPLVQLLCQEVTSGLQDGQVHLVTLLDETTTAECRQEVAINLVKLFLGQGLVKEFLDLLFELELAKPCEPNTLFRSNSLASKSMESFLKVTGMPYLHAILGPTITRVFEEKKYVELDPGKVEVKDVGCSGLHRVQTEGEVIEQGRQHLQSYLSELLDAIGKSAAACPPVIRATFRQLFQRVGERFPQHQHAKFVAVTSFLCLRFFSPAIMTPKLFHLRDTHADARTSRTLLLLAKAVQMVGNMEPAAGRAKEAWLAPLLPALQQGIAQMKDFIARLVGMEEEEEEEEGEGQLPGPSAAVVKEGPLVIHKTRGKGPLLAATAKKLHFCLTGEALSFGKSPGAERIGAIALADILAAEKVEEKSFGSSHVMQVVYMDAGGRQETAYLQCKCVNELNQWLSALRKVCGNNPRVLRAYHPGVFRGDKWSCCHQKERTGPGCDRTRHGVTLQEWSDPLDPAAEAQRLFHHLQGLRGTLREKYWELLEPEDAQNGPRGEGSPLPEGLSRLFGVLGELEGCHRLAQPPEPPAPALLQLQV; encoded by the exons ATGGCCCGGCGGAGCGCACTCTCCATCCGCATCGTGGAGGGCAGGAACCTGCCCGCCAAGGACAT CACGGGGAGCAGCGACCCGTACTGCATCGTGAAGATCGACAATGAGGCCATCATCAG GACTGCCACGGTGTGGAAGACACTGTCCCCGTTCTGGGGGGAGGAATACGAGGTGCACCTCCAGCCCACCTTTCACAGCGTCTCCATCTACGTCATGGATGAGGATGCGCTCAG ccgCGATGACGTTATCGGGAAGGTCTGCATCACCCGGGACATGCTGGCGGAGCACCCCAAGG GCTACAGCGGCTGGATGAGCCTCAGCGAGGTGGACCCGGACGAGGAGGTGCAGGGGGAGATCCACCTGCGGGTGGAGGTCCAGGGGAGCCAGGGCGGCCGGCGGCTGCTGTGCTGCACCGTGCTGGAGGCCAG GGATTTGGCCAGGAAGGACCGGAACGGCGCCTCCGACCCCTTTGTCCGCTTGCGCTACAACGGGAAGACGCAGGAGAGCACC GTGGTCAAGAAATCCTGCTACCCCCGCTGGAACGAGACCTTCGAGTTCGAGCTGGCCCAGCCCGCCGGGGAGAAGCTGTGCGTGGAGGTGTGGGACTGGGACCTCGTCGGCAGGAACGACTTCCTGGGCAAG gtGGTGTTCAGCGTCCAGGGGCTGGAGGCggccgggcaggaggagggctggtTCAGGCTGTGGCCGGACAAGTCCAAGCCAAGGGAGGAGGA GCGCCGAGGCAGCCTGGGCTCGCTGCAGCTGCAGGTGAGGCTGCGGGACGAGACGGTGCTGCCGTCCCACTGCTACCAGCCCCTGGTCCAGCTCCTGTGCCAGGAGGTGACGTCGGGGCTCCAG GATGGCCAAGTGCACCTGGTCACCCTCCTGGATGAAACCACCACGGCCGAGTGCCGGCAGGAGGTCGCCATCAACTTGGTCAAACTCTTCCTGGGCCAAGGGCTGGTCAAGGAGTTCCTGGACCTGCTCTTCGAGCTGGAGCTGGCCAAGCCCT GTGAGCCCAACACTTTGTTCCGGAGCAATTCCCTGGCCTCGAAGTCGATGGAGTCCTTCCTCAAG GTGACGGGGATGCCGTACCTGCACGCCATCCTGGGACCCACCATCACCCGTGTGTTCGAGGAGAAGAAGTACGTGGAGCTGGACCCCGGCAAGGTGGAGGTCAAAGATGTCGG GTGCTCGGGGCTGCACCGGGTGCAGACGGAGGGCGAGGTGATCGAGCAGGGACGCCAGCACCTCCAGTCCTACCTGAGCGAACTGCTGGATGCCATCGGCAAGTCAGCCGCAGCATGTCCCCCCGTCATCCGCGCCACTTTCCGGCAGCTCTTCCAGCGTGTCGGGGAGCGCTTCCCCCAGCACCAG CACGCCAAGTTCGTGGCCGTCACCAGCTTCCTCTGCCTCCGCTTCTTCTCGCCGGCCATCATGACCCCCAAGCTCTTCCACCTGAGGGACACACACGCCGACGCGCGCACCAGCCGCACACTGCTGCTCCTGGCCAAG GCTGTCCAGATGGTGGGCAACATGGAGCCGGCAGCCGGGCGGGCCAAGGAGGCCTGGctggccccgctgctgcccgccctgcagCAGGGCATCGCCCAGATGAAGGACTTCATCGCCCggctggtggggatggaggaagaggaggaggaggaggaaggtgaggggcAGCTGCCAGGCCCCTCTGCCGCGGTGGTGAAGGAGGGGCCGCTTGTTATCCACAAGACACGGGGCAAGGGGCCGCTGCTTGCCGCCACCGCTAAGAAACTCCATTTTTGCCTCACCGGGGAGGCCCTCAGCTTCGGCAAGAGCCCTGGCGCCGAG CGTATCGGCGCCATCGCCCTGGCCGACATCCTCGCTGCcgagaaggtggaggagaagagctTCGGGAGCTCCCACGTCATGCAGGTGGTCTACATGGACGCGGGCGGGCGGCAGGAGACAGCCTACCTCCAGTGCAAG TGCGTCAACGAGCTGAACCAGTGGCTGTCGGCCCTGCGCAAGGTGTGCGGCAACAACCCCCGCGTGCTCCGCGCCTACCACCCCGGCGTCTTCCGCGGGGACAAGtggagctgctgccaccagaaGGAGAGGACAG GGCCGGGCTGCGACCGGACCCGCCATGGCGTCACCCTGCAGGAGTGGAGCGACCCCCTGGACCCCGCGGCGGAGGCCCAGCGCCTCTTCCACCACCTCCAGGGACTCCGAGGGACGCTCAG ggaaaagtactgggagctgctggagccggAGGACGCCCAAAATGGCCCCCGGGGGGAAG gttCCCCCCTGCCCGAGGGGCTGAGCCGGCTCttcggggtgctgggggagctggaggGCTGCCACCGCCTGGCGCAGCCCCCCGAacccccggcccccgccctgctgcagctgcaggtgtga
- the RASA4B gene encoding ras GTPase-activating protein 4B isoform X3, producing the protein MARRSALSIRIVEGRNLPAKDITGSSDPYCIVKIDNEAIIRTATVWKTLSPFWGEEYEVHLQPTFHSVSIYVMDEDALSRDDVIGKVCITRDMLAEHPKGYSGWMSLSEVDPDEEVQGEIHLRVEVQGSQGGRRLLCCTVLEARDLARKDRNGASDPFVRLRYNGKTQESTVVKKSCYPRWNETFEFELAQPAGEKLCVEVWDWDLVGRNDFLGKVVFSVQGLEAAGQEEGWFRLWPDKSKPREEERRGSLGSLQLQVRLRDETVLPSHCYQPLVQLLCQEVTSGLQDGQVHLVTLLDETTTAECRQEVAINLVKLFLGQGLVKEFLDLLFELELAKPCEPNTLFRSNSLASKSMESFLKVTGMPYLHAILGPTITRVFEEKKYVELDPGKVEVKDVGCSGLHRVQTEGEVIEQGRQHLQSYLSELLDAIGKSAAACPPVIRATFRQLFQRVGERFPQHQHAKFVAVTSFLCLRFFSPAIMTPKLFHLRDTHADARTSRTLLLLAKAVQMVGNMEPAAGRAKEAWLAPLLPALQQGIAQMKDFIARLVGMEEEEEEEEGEGQLPGPSAAVVKEGPLVIHKTRGKGPLLAATAKKLHFCLTGEALSFGKSPGAERIGAIALADILAAEKVEEKSFGSSHVMQVVYMDAGGRQETAYLQCKCVNELNQWLSALRKVCGNNPRVLRAYHPGVFRGDKWSCCHQKERTGPGCDRTRHGVTLQEWSDPLDPAAEAQRLFHHLQGLRGTLRFPPARGAEPALRGAGGAGGLPPPGAAPRTPGPRPAAAAGVRGPPGWPSPHLGDCCRGNKGTLYPAAGSRLSLVGTLPATGMGTGGGSTGWGLAKALLVALVALLTVALLVVALVTLLMALLLAAVHHWWFCWWPGESTAWWLHC; encoded by the exons ATGGCCCGGCGGAGCGCACTCTCCATCCGCATCGTGGAGGGCAGGAACCTGCCCGCCAAGGACAT CACGGGGAGCAGCGACCCGTACTGCATCGTGAAGATCGACAATGAGGCCATCATCAG GACTGCCACGGTGTGGAAGACACTGTCCCCGTTCTGGGGGGAGGAATACGAGGTGCACCTCCAGCCCACCTTTCACAGCGTCTCCATCTACGTCATGGATGAGGATGCGCTCAG ccgCGATGACGTTATCGGGAAGGTCTGCATCACCCGGGACATGCTGGCGGAGCACCCCAAGG GCTACAGCGGCTGGATGAGCCTCAGCGAGGTGGACCCGGACGAGGAGGTGCAGGGGGAGATCCACCTGCGGGTGGAGGTCCAGGGGAGCCAGGGCGGCCGGCGGCTGCTGTGCTGCACCGTGCTGGAGGCCAG GGATTTGGCCAGGAAGGACCGGAACGGCGCCTCCGACCCCTTTGTCCGCTTGCGCTACAACGGGAAGACGCAGGAGAGCACC GTGGTCAAGAAATCCTGCTACCCCCGCTGGAACGAGACCTTCGAGTTCGAGCTGGCCCAGCCCGCCGGGGAGAAGCTGTGCGTGGAGGTGTGGGACTGGGACCTCGTCGGCAGGAACGACTTCCTGGGCAAG gtGGTGTTCAGCGTCCAGGGGCTGGAGGCggccgggcaggaggagggctggtTCAGGCTGTGGCCGGACAAGTCCAAGCCAAGGGAGGAGGA GCGCCGAGGCAGCCTGGGCTCGCTGCAGCTGCAGGTGAGGCTGCGGGACGAGACGGTGCTGCCGTCCCACTGCTACCAGCCCCTGGTCCAGCTCCTGTGCCAGGAGGTGACGTCGGGGCTCCAG GATGGCCAAGTGCACCTGGTCACCCTCCTGGATGAAACCACCACGGCCGAGTGCCGGCAGGAGGTCGCCATCAACTTGGTCAAACTCTTCCTGGGCCAAGGGCTGGTCAAGGAGTTCCTGGACCTGCTCTTCGAGCTGGAGCTGGCCAAGCCCT GTGAGCCCAACACTTTGTTCCGGAGCAATTCCCTGGCCTCGAAGTCGATGGAGTCCTTCCTCAAG GTGACGGGGATGCCGTACCTGCACGCCATCCTGGGACCCACCATCACCCGTGTGTTCGAGGAGAAGAAGTACGTGGAGCTGGACCCCGGCAAGGTGGAGGTCAAAGATGTCGG GTGCTCGGGGCTGCACCGGGTGCAGACGGAGGGCGAGGTGATCGAGCAGGGACGCCAGCACCTCCAGTCCTACCTGAGCGAACTGCTGGATGCCATCGGCAAGTCAGCCGCAGCATGTCCCCCCGTCATCCGCGCCACTTTCCGGCAGCTCTTCCAGCGTGTCGGGGAGCGCTTCCCCCAGCACCAG CACGCCAAGTTCGTGGCCGTCACCAGCTTCCTCTGCCTCCGCTTCTTCTCGCCGGCCATCATGACCCCCAAGCTCTTCCACCTGAGGGACACACACGCCGACGCGCGCACCAGCCGCACACTGCTGCTCCTGGCCAAG GCTGTCCAGATGGTGGGCAACATGGAGCCGGCAGCCGGGCGGGCCAAGGAGGCCTGGctggccccgctgctgcccgccctgcagCAGGGCATCGCCCAGATGAAGGACTTCATCGCCCggctggtggggatggaggaagaggaggaggaggaggaaggtgaggggcAGCTGCCAGGCCCCTCTGCCGCGGTGGTGAAGGAGGGGCCGCTTGTTATCCACAAGACACGGGGCAAGGGGCCGCTGCTTGCCGCCACCGCTAAGAAACTCCATTTTTGCCTCACCGGGGAGGCCCTCAGCTTCGGCAAGAGCCCTGGCGCCGAG CGTATCGGCGCCATCGCCCTGGCCGACATCCTCGCTGCcgagaaggtggaggagaagagctTCGGGAGCTCCCACGTCATGCAGGTGGTCTACATGGACGCGGGCGGGCGGCAGGAGACAGCCTACCTCCAGTGCAAG TGCGTCAACGAGCTGAACCAGTGGCTGTCGGCCCTGCGCAAGGTGTGCGGCAACAACCCCCGCGTGCTCCGCGCCTACCACCCCGGCGTCTTCCGCGGGGACAAGtggagctgctgccaccagaaGGAGAGGACAG GGCCGGGCTGCGACCGGACCCGCCATGGCGTCACCCTGCAGGAGTGGAGCGACCCCCTGGACCCCGCGGCGGAGGCCCAGCGCCTCTTCCACCACCTCCAGGGACTCCGAGGGACGCTCAG gttCCCCCCTGCCCGAGGGGCTGAGCCGGCTCttcggggtgctgggggagctggaggGCTGCCACCGCCTGGCGCAGCCCCCCGAacccccggcccccgccctgctgcagctgcaggtgtgaggggacccccggggtggccgtCCCCACACCTCGGGGACTGCTGCCGTGGCAATAAAGGCACTTTGTACCCTGCAGCCGGGTCCCGTCTGTCTCTGGTGGGGACGCTGCCGGCCACGGGGATGGGCACTGGTGGCGGCAGCACTGGGTGGGGACTGGCCAAAGCtctgctggtggcactggtggcgCTACTGACGGTGGCACTGCTTGTGGTGGCATTGGTGACATTGCTGATGGCCCTACTGCTGGCAGCGGTGCATCACTGGTGGTTCTGCTGGTGGCCTGGTGAAAGCACTGCTTGGTGGCTCCATTGCTAG
- the RASA4B gene encoding ras GTPase-activating protein 4B isoform X1 → MARRSALSIRIVEGRNLPAKDITGSSDPYCIVKIDNEAIIRTATVWKTLSPFWGEEYEVHLQPTFHSVSIYVMDEDALSRDDVIGKVCITRDMLAEHPKGYSGWMSLSEVDPDEEVQGEIHLRVEVQGSQGGRRLLCCTVLEARDLARKDRNGASDPFVRLRYNGKTQESTVVKKSCYPRWNETFEFELAQPAGEKLCVEVWDWDLVGRNDFLGKVVFSVQGLEAAGQEEGWFRLWPDKSKPREEERRGSLGSLQLQVRLRDETVLPSHCYQPLVQLLCQEVTSGLQDGQVHLVTLLDETTTAECRQEVAINLVKLFLGQGLVKEFLDLLFELELAKPCEPNTLFRSNSLASKSMESFLKVTGMPYLHAILGPTITRVFEEKKYVELDPGKVEVKDVGCSGLHRVQTEGEVIEQGRQHLQSYLSELLDAIGKSAAACPPVIRATFRQLFQRVGERFPQHQHAKFVAVTSFLCLRFFSPAIMTPKLFHLRDTHADARTSRTLLLLAKAVQMVGNMEPAAGRAKEAWLAPLLPALQQGIAQMKDFIARLVGMEEEEEEEEGEGQLPGPSAAVVKEGPLVIHKTRGKGPLLAATAKKLHFCLTGEALSFGKSPGAERIGAIALADILAAEKVEEKSFGSSHVMQVVYMDAGGRQETAYLQCKCVNELNQWLSALRKVCGNNPRVLRAYHPGVFRGDKWSCCHQKERTGVERPPGPRGGGPAPLPPPPGTPRDAQGKVLGAAGAGGRPKWPPGGRFPPARGAEPALRGAGGAGGLPPPGAAPRTPGPRPAAAAGVRGPPGWPSPHLGDCCRGNKGTLYPAAGSRLSLVGTLPATGMGTGGGSTGWGLAKALLVALVALLTVALLVVALVTLLMALLLAAVHHWWFCWWPGESTAWWLHC, encoded by the exons ATGGCCCGGCGGAGCGCACTCTCCATCCGCATCGTGGAGGGCAGGAACCTGCCCGCCAAGGACAT CACGGGGAGCAGCGACCCGTACTGCATCGTGAAGATCGACAATGAGGCCATCATCAG GACTGCCACGGTGTGGAAGACACTGTCCCCGTTCTGGGGGGAGGAATACGAGGTGCACCTCCAGCCCACCTTTCACAGCGTCTCCATCTACGTCATGGATGAGGATGCGCTCAG ccgCGATGACGTTATCGGGAAGGTCTGCATCACCCGGGACATGCTGGCGGAGCACCCCAAGG GCTACAGCGGCTGGATGAGCCTCAGCGAGGTGGACCCGGACGAGGAGGTGCAGGGGGAGATCCACCTGCGGGTGGAGGTCCAGGGGAGCCAGGGCGGCCGGCGGCTGCTGTGCTGCACCGTGCTGGAGGCCAG GGATTTGGCCAGGAAGGACCGGAACGGCGCCTCCGACCCCTTTGTCCGCTTGCGCTACAACGGGAAGACGCAGGAGAGCACC GTGGTCAAGAAATCCTGCTACCCCCGCTGGAACGAGACCTTCGAGTTCGAGCTGGCCCAGCCCGCCGGGGAGAAGCTGTGCGTGGAGGTGTGGGACTGGGACCTCGTCGGCAGGAACGACTTCCTGGGCAAG gtGGTGTTCAGCGTCCAGGGGCTGGAGGCggccgggcaggaggagggctggtTCAGGCTGTGGCCGGACAAGTCCAAGCCAAGGGAGGAGGA GCGCCGAGGCAGCCTGGGCTCGCTGCAGCTGCAGGTGAGGCTGCGGGACGAGACGGTGCTGCCGTCCCACTGCTACCAGCCCCTGGTCCAGCTCCTGTGCCAGGAGGTGACGTCGGGGCTCCAG GATGGCCAAGTGCACCTGGTCACCCTCCTGGATGAAACCACCACGGCCGAGTGCCGGCAGGAGGTCGCCATCAACTTGGTCAAACTCTTCCTGGGCCAAGGGCTGGTCAAGGAGTTCCTGGACCTGCTCTTCGAGCTGGAGCTGGCCAAGCCCT GTGAGCCCAACACTTTGTTCCGGAGCAATTCCCTGGCCTCGAAGTCGATGGAGTCCTTCCTCAAG GTGACGGGGATGCCGTACCTGCACGCCATCCTGGGACCCACCATCACCCGTGTGTTCGAGGAGAAGAAGTACGTGGAGCTGGACCCCGGCAAGGTGGAGGTCAAAGATGTCGG GTGCTCGGGGCTGCACCGGGTGCAGACGGAGGGCGAGGTGATCGAGCAGGGACGCCAGCACCTCCAGTCCTACCTGAGCGAACTGCTGGATGCCATCGGCAAGTCAGCCGCAGCATGTCCCCCCGTCATCCGCGCCACTTTCCGGCAGCTCTTCCAGCGTGTCGGGGAGCGCTTCCCCCAGCACCAG CACGCCAAGTTCGTGGCCGTCACCAGCTTCCTCTGCCTCCGCTTCTTCTCGCCGGCCATCATGACCCCCAAGCTCTTCCACCTGAGGGACACACACGCCGACGCGCGCACCAGCCGCACACTGCTGCTCCTGGCCAAG GCTGTCCAGATGGTGGGCAACATGGAGCCGGCAGCCGGGCGGGCCAAGGAGGCCTGGctggccccgctgctgcccgccctgcagCAGGGCATCGCCCAGATGAAGGACTTCATCGCCCggctggtggggatggaggaagaggaggaggaggaggaaggtgaggggcAGCTGCCAGGCCCCTCTGCCGCGGTGGTGAAGGAGGGGCCGCTTGTTATCCACAAGACACGGGGCAAGGGGCCGCTGCTTGCCGCCACCGCTAAGAAACTCCATTTTTGCCTCACCGGGGAGGCCCTCAGCTTCGGCAAGAGCCCTGGCGCCGAG CGTATCGGCGCCATCGCCCTGGCCGACATCCTCGCTGCcgagaaggtggaggagaagagctTCGGGAGCTCCCACGTCATGCAGGTGGTCTACATGGACGCGGGCGGGCGGCAGGAGACAGCCTACCTCCAGTGCAAG TGCGTCAACGAGCTGAACCAGTGGCTGTCGGCCCTGCGCAAGGTGTGCGGCAACAACCCCCGCGTGCTCCGCGCCTACCACCCCGGCGTCTTCCGCGGGGACAAGtggagctgctgccaccagaaGGAGAGGACAG GAGTGGAGCGACCCCCTGGACCCCGCGGCGGAGGCCCAGCGCCTCTTCCACCACCTCCAGGGACTCCGAGGGACGCTCAG ggaaaagtactgggagctgctggagccggAGGACGCCCAAAATGGCCCCCGGGGGGAAG gttCCCCCCTGCCCGAGGGGCTGAGCCGGCTCttcggggtgctgggggagctggaggGCTGCCACCGCCTGGCGCAGCCCCCCGAacccccggcccccgccctgctgcagctgcaggtgtgaggggacccccggggtggccgtCCCCACACCTCGGGGACTGCTGCCGTGGCAATAAAGGCACTTTGTACCCTGCAGCCGGGTCCCGTCTGTCTCTGGTGGGGACGCTGCCGGCCACGGGGATGGGCACTGGTGGCGGCAGCACTGGGTGGGGACTGGCCAAAGCtctgctggtggcactggtggcgCTACTGACGGTGGCACTGCTTGTGGTGGCATTGGTGACATTGCTGATGGCCCTACTGCTGGCAGCGGTGCATCACTGGTGGTTCTGCTGGTGGCCTGGTGAAAGCACTGCTTGGTGGCTCCATTGCTAG
- the POLR2J gene encoding DNA-directed RNA polymerase II subunit RPB11-a: MNAPPAFESFLLFEGEKKITINKDTKVPNACLFTINKEDHTLGNIIKSQLLKDPQVLFAGYKVPHPLEHKIIIRVQTTPDYSPQEAFTNAITDLISELSLLEERFRVAIKDKQEGIE; encoded by the exons atgaACGCGCCTCCGGCCTTCGAGTCCTTCCTCCTCTTCGAGGGCGAGAAGAA GATCACCATCAACAAGGACACGAAGGTGCCTAATGCCTGCCTGTTCACCATCAACAAGGAGGACCACACGCTGGGGAACATCATCAAATC GCAGTTACTGAAAGACCCCCAGGTGTTATTTGCAGGGTACAAGGTCCCGCACCCGCTGGAACACAAAATTATCATCCGCGTCCAAACCACCCCCGATTACAGCCCCCAGGAAGCGTTCACCAACGCCATCACGGATCTGATCAGCGAGCTCTCCCTCCTGGAGGAGAGGTTCAGG GTTGCTATTAAAGACAAACAAGAAGGAATCGAGTAA